One genomic segment of Alicycliphilus denitrificans K601 includes these proteins:
- a CDS encoding LysR substrate-binding domain-containing protein — protein MSAMPSPSHLRTRPVAVGHWRAFLAVARHLNFRAAADELALTQSAVSRQIQALEDEVGVPLFLRHTRAVELTGAGVQLHRAVAPALDRLDAAVRQVRQMAGRRSVAIATWASFASMWLIPRMEEFQCAHPDIDIRIDTSDSVVDLDTADVDLALRWATPGGSAPGAERLFGEQLAVVASPWLLKSMPPVRQPADVARFALIEAGDAHRQPYFDWITWGRWFEANGLGGLQPQRWLYLNYAQQIAQAALAGQGLALARMPLVAQSLAAGDLVEVLPGHRLDAPLAYWLVMGPRSGERPEVQAFRAWLLLQAEATRAAVGEPD, from the coding sequence ATGTCCGCCATGCCCTCCCCCTCTCACCTGCGCACCCGCCCCGTCGCCGTGGGGCACTGGCGCGCGTTTCTTGCCGTCGCGCGGCACCTGAACTTCCGCGCCGCCGCCGACGAACTGGCCCTGACGCAATCCGCCGTGAGCCGCCAGATCCAGGCGCTGGAGGACGAGGTGGGCGTGCCCCTGTTCCTGCGCCACACGCGCGCCGTGGAACTGACCGGCGCGGGCGTGCAGCTGCACCGCGCCGTGGCGCCCGCGCTCGATCGGCTGGACGCCGCCGTGCGCCAGGTGCGGCAGATGGCCGGGCGGCGCAGCGTCGCCATCGCCACCTGGGCGAGCTTCGCCTCGATGTGGCTGATCCCGCGCATGGAGGAGTTCCAGTGCGCGCACCCCGACATCGACATCCGCATCGACACCAGCGACAGCGTGGTCGATCTGGACACCGCCGACGTCGATCTGGCTCTGCGCTGGGCCACGCCCGGCGGCTCCGCTCCGGGGGCCGAGCGGCTCTTCGGCGAGCAGCTCGCCGTGGTCGCGAGCCCCTGGCTGCTCAAAAGCATGCCGCCCGTGCGCCAGCCGGCCGACGTGGCGCGCTTCGCGCTCATCGAGGCGGGCGACGCGCACCGCCAGCCCTATTTCGACTGGATCACCTGGGGCCGCTGGTTCGAGGCCAACGGCCTGGGCGGCCTGCAGCCGCAGCGCTGGCTGTACCTCAACTACGCACAGCAGATCGCGCAGGCGGCGCTGGCAGGCCAGGGGCTGGCGCTCGCGCGCATGCCACTCGTCGCGCAAAGCCTGGCAGCGGGCGATCTGGTGGAAGTGCTGCCCGGCCACCGGCTCGACGCGCCGCTGGCCTACTGGCTGGTGATGGGCCCGCGCAGCGGCGAGCGGCCCGAGGTACAGGCCTTCCGCGCCTGGCTTCTGCTGCAGGCCGAGGCCACGCGCGCCGCCGTGGGCGAGCCGGATTGA
- the glmU gene encoding bifunctional UDP-N-acetylglucosamine diphosphorylase/glucosamine-1-phosphate N-acetyltransferase GlmU, with product MTQLDIIIMAAGKGTRMKSRIPKVLQRLAGRPLLHHVLDQAASLQARRVVVVTGHGATEVEAACAGGAGLRAGFDLQCVRQEPQLGTGHAVQQAVPRLAGDGTVVVLSGDVPLTQAATLRALVEASGGERLALLTVGLPDPSGYGRIVRGAGGTVLRIVEHKDASEAERAIGEVYSGIMAVPARLLAAWLARLTNDNAQGEYYLTDVVAMAVADGVPVVAHRITDALQVAGVNSPVQLAELERAHQQRQAQALMEQGVRLADPARFDLRDDARGGRAQLVCGQDVEIDVGCIFTGRVEIGEGARIGAYCHIGNAVIGAGAVIHPFTHIDGEKAGASVGEGALVGPFARLRPGAQLGREVHVGNFVEIKNSQLADGAKANHLAYLGDATVGERVNYGAGSITANYDGANKHRTVIEADVHVGSNCVLVAPVTIGAGGTVGGGSTITKDTPPGALSVARGKQVSIAGWKRPARQAK from the coding sequence ATGACGCAACTCGACATCATCATCATGGCCGCGGGCAAGGGCACGCGCATGAAAAGCCGCATTCCCAAGGTATTGCAGCGCCTGGCCGGGCGGCCCCTGCTGCACCACGTGCTGGACCAGGCGGCCAGCCTGCAGGCGCGGCGCGTGGTGGTGGTGACGGGCCATGGCGCTACGGAAGTGGAAGCTGCCTGCGCAGGCGGGGCGGGCCTTAGGGCCGGTTTTGACCTGCAATGCGTGCGCCAGGAGCCGCAGCTGGGCACGGGCCATGCCGTGCAGCAGGCCGTGCCGCGGCTGGCGGGCGACGGCACGGTGGTCGTGCTCTCGGGCGACGTGCCGCTCACGCAGGCCGCCACGCTGCGCGCGCTGGTCGAGGCGTCGGGCGGCGAGCGCCTGGCGTTGCTCACCGTCGGCCTGCCCGACCCGTCCGGCTACGGGCGCATCGTGCGCGGCGCCGGCGGCACGGTGCTGCGCATCGTCGAGCACAAGGACGCGAGCGAGGCCGAGCGCGCCATCGGCGAGGTCTACAGCGGCATCATGGCCGTGCCCGCGCGCCTGCTCGCCGCCTGGCTGGCGCGCCTGACCAACGACAACGCCCAGGGCGAGTACTACCTCACCGACGTCGTCGCCATGGCCGTGGCCGACGGCGTGCCCGTGGTGGCGCACCGCATCACGGATGCGCTGCAAGTGGCCGGCGTGAACAGCCCGGTGCAGCTGGCCGAGCTCGAACGCGCGCACCAGCAGCGCCAGGCGCAGGCATTGATGGAACAGGGCGTGCGCCTGGCCGACCCGGCGCGCTTCGACCTGCGCGACGACGCGCGCGGCGGCAGGGCCCAGCTGGTCTGCGGGCAGGACGTGGAGATCGACGTGGGCTGCATCTTCACCGGCCGCGTGGAGATCGGCGAGGGCGCGCGCATCGGCGCCTACTGCCACATCGGCAACGCCGTCATCGGCGCGGGCGCGGTGATCCACCCCTTCACCCACATCGACGGAGAGAAGGCCGGCGCCAGCGTGGGCGAGGGCGCGCTCGTGGGCCCCTTCGCGCGCCTGCGCCCCGGCGCGCAGCTCGGGCGCGAGGTGCATGTGGGCAACTTCGTCGAGATCAAAAACTCCCAGCTGGCCGACGGCGCCAAGGCCAACCATCTGGCCTACCTGGGCGACGCCACGGTGGGCGAGCGCGTGAACTACGGCGCGGGCAGCATCACCGCCAACTACGACGGCGCCAACAAGCACCGCACCGTGATCGAGGCGGACGTGCACGTGGGCAGCAATTGCGTGCTGGTGGCGCCCGTCACGATCGGCGCGGGCGGCACGGTGGGCGGCGGCTCCACCATCACCAAGGACACGCCGCCGGGCGCCCTGAGCGTGGCGCGCGGCAAGCAGGTGAGTATCGCGGGCTGGAAGCGTCCGGCCAGGCAGGCCAAATGA
- a CDS encoding sensor histidine kinase, protein MTAEGGATRGGTAQDRLQAELDEARRQMAAMAAAHEAFLRGVSHDLRAPLRHVTSYGALVRELLQELPAQYPQVEEALGFLATMDASARRMGLMIDGLQAIARAGRVPLRLQAVDLGAAVQQARALLGGAGDGVQWDVAPAMPAVRADAELFGQLLAQLLGNALKFTRGMAQARIAVHAEPDGQGRVRITVQDNGAGFDGARAQQLFGVFQRMHREADFEGVGAGLALCAAIAQRHGATITAAAAPGAGCSIRLDWPGAA, encoded by the coding sequence ATGACGGCGGAAGGCGGCGCGACGCGCGGCGGCACCGCGCAGGACCGGCTGCAGGCCGAGCTGGATGAGGCACGCCGCCAGATGGCCGCCATGGCGGCCGCGCACGAAGCGTTTCTGCGCGGCGTGTCGCACGACCTGCGCGCGCCGCTGCGCCACGTGACCTCCTACGGCGCGCTGGTGCGCGAGCTGCTGCAAGAGCTGCCGGCCCAGTATCCCCAGGTGGAGGAGGCGCTGGGCTTCCTGGCCACCATGGATGCCTCCGCGCGCCGCATGGGGCTGATGATCGACGGCCTGCAGGCCATCGCGCGCGCCGGCCGCGTGCCGCTGCGGCTGCAGGCGGTGGACCTGGGCGCCGCCGTGCAGCAGGCGCGCGCGCTGCTGGGCGGCGCCGGCGACGGCGTGCAGTGGGACGTCGCGCCCGCCATGCCGGCCGTGCGGGCCGATGCCGAGCTGTTCGGCCAGCTGCTCGCCCAGCTGCTCGGCAATGCGCTCAAGTTCACGCGCGGCATGGCGCAGGCGCGCATCGCCGTGCACGCCGAGCCCGATGGGCAGGGCCGCGTGCGCATCACCGTGCAGGACAACGGCGCGGGCTTCGACGGCGCGCGCGCGCAGCAGCTGTTCGGCGTGTTCCAGCGCATGCACCGCGAGGCCGACTTCGAGGGCGTGGGCGCCGGCCTGGCGCTGTGCGCGGCGATAGCGCAGCGCCATGGCGCCACGATCACCGCGGCGGCCGCGCCCGGCGCGGGCTGCAGCATCCGGCTCGACTGGCCGGGCGCCGCGTAG
- a CDS encoding chaperone modulator CbpM: protein MATTPNFLDNALAELLDEQARLTLDDLARSCCMAPGWVIERLEAGLLHGEQAGGHWQFTSATVVRARRLARLESTFDADPELAALTADLIEEVSALRQRLHQLEARLGLMP from the coding sequence ATGGCCACGACGCCCAACTTCCTCGACAACGCCCTGGCCGAGCTGCTCGACGAACAGGCCCGCCTCACGCTGGACGACCTTGCGCGCTCGTGCTGCATGGCGCCCGGCTGGGTGATCGAACGGCTGGAGGCCGGCCTGCTGCACGGCGAACAGGCGGGCGGCCACTGGCAATTCACCAGCGCCACCGTGGTACGCGCGCGCCGCCTGGCGCGGCTGGAATCGACCTTCGACGCCGACCCCGAGCTGGCCGCGCTCACAGCCGACCTGATCGAAGAGGTGTCGGCCCTGCGTCAGCGCCTGCACCAGCTGGAGGCGCGGCTGGGCCTGATGCCCTGA